The Lytechinus pictus isolate F3 Inbred chromosome 17, Lp3.0, whole genome shotgun sequence genome contains a region encoding:
- the LOC135157363 gene encoding uncharacterized protein LOC135157363 — MAAALAVTMDKNIRKELGFSTSKSIFWTDSAIVLHYIGSKNKRFRMFVANRILAIHDTSQPRQWRYVNTEKNPADDASRGVSPDKLTGRWVQGPDFLWGDDTNLPVRPADLQGVLPDLEIKPSTIDASSFVTQSEEKPLETFINSYSSWFKLRRGVRWLVKFMQWLKLKGEPQMGQDLNYFKRISYDMQDTEKIILHFVQRC; from the coding sequence ATGGCAGCAGCACTTGCGGTGACAATGGACAAAAATATCAGAAAGGAACTGGGTTTTTCCACAAGTAAGTCAATCTTTTGGACAGATAGCGCAATCGTTCTCCATTACATCGGCAGTAAGAACAAACGTTTCCGTATGTTTGTGGCTAACAGGATCTTAGCCATACATGATACCTCTCAACCAAGGCAATGGAGATATGTCAACACGGAAAAAAATCCAGCAGACGATGCCTCAAGAGGTGTATCGCCGGACAAGCTCACTGGTAGATGGGTCCAAGGTCCAGACTTCCTGTGGGGTGACGATACGAATTTGCCTGTCCGTCCTGCTGATCTCCAGGGTGTACTACCAGATCTAGAAATAAAACCTTCTACGATAGATGCCAGCTCATTCGTCACTCAATCAGAGGAGAAGCCTTTGGAGACGTTCATCAACAGCTATTCCTCATGGTTTAAGTTGAGAAGAGGAGTGCGCTGGCTCGTGAAGTTCATGCAGTGGTTGAAACTCAAAGGAGAACCCCAGATGGGCCAAGATCTGAATTACTTCAAGAGAATAAGCTATGATATGCAAGATACCGAGAAGATAATTCTGCATTTTGTACAGAGATGCTAA